From the genome of Pseudomonadota bacterium:
CGAGCGGCCCGTCGGCCCACTGCGGCTAGGCGGCGTTCGACAGGATTCGCTCCACTCCCAGCACCGAGCCGCCGAGCTGTGCGTGTGCGTCGCTCAGACCTCCGCAGCTCGACAGAAACAGGCGATGCCCTTGCAGCTCGAACTCGCGCACGTCCACGTTGGGCTCCGCGGCCAGCTGGATGCCCTGGTGCGGGCCGTCACCCAGCACGGGCGCAACCGCGCCGAGCTCCTCGCATTCCGTGTCGTCTCCAGCCCAGGCCAGCAGCAAACCGTCTTCGGTGCTCAGCGCCAGGGCCCGCAGGCTCGCTTGCTGCTTGGTGGTTTCGAGCTGAAATCGGAGTGCGATCAGCTGGTTGTTGCTCCTGCGCTTGCGGCGCTCTACGCGGCTGGGGCTCATTGCGTGACCTCGCGTTGCAAATGGGATTGAAGGTGAATGTAGGGCAATGTCCGACCCCTTGTCCAAAAAGCCGCAGCTCCCATCGCCTGCCCCAAGGCAAGCTTGCGCCGTCACGGGTTGGAAGCCCGTAGCTCGCTGCGAGTCGCACGGCGGACATCGTAGACGCCCACGTGGTGATCTGCGCCCGGCGCCACAGCGAGCCGATCCTCACGACCGATCCCGACGATCTCAGGTGCCTCGATCCGAGCGCACGTTTGATCGCGTGCTGACAAGGCGCGCACGCGCCAGGGGTTCGTAGCGCGGGCCTTCGCGTCGAAGCACGCTCTGGTACAACGTCACGACACCGAGCTCACAGCTTCCAAGCTCGGCCCGCTCCAGGTCAGGGCGGCCTTGGATCACGTCGCTGAGCATTCCCTTGGCGCGGCGCACACGTCCCAGGGTCAGGTGCGGGTGAAAGGCACGGGTTTCGGGCGGCCATCCGAGCTCGGTGACCCGTTGTTCTATCTCGCGTGCGAGCTCGGTCAGCGCGTCTGTGCCGAGCGTGACCCGGGTGAACAGCACCTTGGGACGTCTGGGAGGCCCAAAGCTGTCCAGACCCGCGAAAGTGACCCCCGGCGCCGGCCGACTGGTCAGCCCAGCGAGGAGCTTGGCGAGCGCTGGAAGCAGCGCCTGGCCGGTCTCCCCCAGAAAGCGCAACGTAAGGTGCATGGCTTCGGGTTGCACCCAGCGCACGACCCAGTTGGCACGTTCGCAGCCGGCTCGCAGCGGGCTTTGTAGCCGCTCGACGCGTTGTTTGAGCTCGGGATCCAGATCGAGCGCGATGAAGGTGCGCATGGAGCAACGCAGCCAGAGGTGGTCGGAGCCTGCGAGGTGGGCAGTTCTTTCGCGGCGGGTCCTGAGCAACCACACGTGCGGCTTGGATGATGCGCCGCGCGGGCTTCGCTCACCTTGAAGGAGGTACTTCGAGGCCGCCTGGGTCGCAACCGGTCGCAACCCCGGCCTGGACGAGCTACACGTTGCTGCCATGACGCGACTCCTAGGGCTGCAAGGCTGTTACGCCATCGTGGATCCGGAGCATTGTGGTGCCCGAACGCCCGAGGACGTAGCGGCGGCCGTGCTGCGTGGCGGCTGCCGAATGCTCCAGTTGCGGGTCAAGCGCATGGGGGACCGCGCCTGGCTCGAGCTGGGTGGGCGTGTGA
Proteins encoded in this window:
- the thpR gene encoding RNA 2',3'-cyclic phosphodiesterase, encoding MAATCSSSRPGLRPVATQAASKYLLQGERSPRGASSKPHVWLLRTRRERTAHLAGSDHLWLRCSMRTFIALDLDPELKQRVERLQSPLRAGCERANWVVRWVQPEAMHLTLRFLGETGQALLPALAKLLAGLTSRPAPGVTFAGLDSFGPPRRPKVLFTRVTLGTDALTELAREIEQRVTELGWPPETRAFHPHLTLGRVRRAKGMLSDVIQGRPDLERAELGSCELGVVTLYQSVLRREGPRYEPLARARLVSTRSNVRSDRGT